One genomic segment of Clavelina lepadiformis chromosome 3, kaClaLepa1.1, whole genome shotgun sequence includes these proteins:
- the LOC143448319 gene encoding dual serine/threonine and tyrosine protein kinase-like, which yields MGSCIDQSINSAFMEFAHFQASLCRIYDDTVRLIKDEPNLQEEQCSLLNDPQFRNLFDNKLSIVILGESYKAQCECLNWLLGETVIPVTCSAWIKKGCPLTVRYGVKPELALTLSDSFVLPINNGRIGGLELKSSLSDYAEKCDSLEQEDIADCVFMDINVKEINNAGLEILLDKPLLQSNVEVIVQGTINVSCDEPSYFENNGPLEGVLPIFLYSLEREKLTYRDIAILENLKQVHGDCPVLFWLTRSSVNLNLSVCNQHNKQLPTARVQFRVGDEPLLASHRSINSCDQHITYSFQEALTKFSTCKEHINTIHDHGSCFDSGCILSSDENIPSANHCDERCNLLHSHATCETDHSILRRIQNDLENIGFYFNSKCNFSQCGNKNCSSGYFEHDFKEPYYNTSMMLAKPDECSQLPNAVICFINRVAQLHLLKATELLNSYHKTVLDDMIKQVYSLSRDVMITPKRMSYAHQQEKELYNKLLDIAMHKQSEFMDIIASVKREHASAILKMAENYEIEEADNEVTLRMVSDTMSDIQNLVLQQIKYAAADKLSSTINVLKDNMTGTLSRCIECLESSDEHVKMPSDVSDDASTHLHMILNAAYNVDVTIHSSSSLLKLVIDKIRQMLRTFSWKEVPVMDASWKRGVAENVLNNLCENRLAKTMCSQFRSHLRQSHDAFLTALRNLESRHQGRLEREKEKRQHASKVLAPRVAQLALRSRSLIDEVLYGTPKIGRELGRGMYGIVFSCSPWPNPACGGKPCAIKSVVPQDEKHWNDLSLEFYYSMCLPPHPRIVRLFGSIVDQSYGGGLEQPQVFLVMERMQQDLHASIKKGMFDKDRMRVALDVVEGIRFLHSQGLVHRDIKLKNVLLDKRNRAKITDLGFCKPGAMISGSIVGTPIHMPPELFTGQYDNSVDVYAFGILFWHLCAGTTRLPKKYGLCSSKDHLWNAVKKGTRPEYLPCFSTECWMLMKECWDADPNARPLLGVIQTRIHQIIKQNFNSVSS from the exons ACCTACAAGAGGAACAGTGTTCACTCCTTAATGATCCACAATTCAGAAATTTGTTTGACAACAAACTGTCAATTGTAATTTTGGGTGAAAGTTACAAAGCTCAATGTGAG TGCTTAAACTGGTTGCTGGGTGAGACAGTTATCCCAGTCACCTGCTCAGCCTGGATAAAAAAAGGGTGTCCCCTAACTGTCAGGTATGGAGTGAAGCCAGAACTTGCTCTTACCTTGTCAGATAGTTTTGTTCTACCAATCAACAACGGCAGAATTGGAGGCTTGGAATTGAAGTCAAGTTTATCTGATTATGCTGAGAAATGTGACTCTCTTGAACAAGAG GACATTGCCGACTGTGTTTTTATGGATATAAATgtgaaagaaataaacaatgcTGGATTGGAAATACTGTTGGACAAGCCTCTTTTGCAAAGCAATGTTGAG GTTATTGTTCAGGGTACTATAAACGTTTCTTGTGATGAACCCAGTTATTTCGAAAATAATGGACCACTTGAAGGTGTCTTGCCCATTTTCCTGTACTCGTTAGAGCGTGAAAAATTAACTTATCGTGATATTGCAATTCTCGAAAACCTTAAGCAAGTTCATGGTGATTGCCCTGTTCTTTTCTGGCTTACAAGGAGCAGTGTTAATTTGAATTTGAGCGTTTGCAACCAGCACAATAAGCAGCTGCCAACTGCAAGAGTTCAGTTTAGAGTTGGTGATGAACCTTTACTCGCCTCTCATCGATCCATTAACTCTTGTGACCAGCATATCACTTATTCCTTTCAAGAAGCACTGACAAAATTTTCCACTTGCAAAGAACACATAAATACCATTCATGACCACGGCAGTTGCTTTGACTCTGGATGTATACTGAGTTCAGATGAAAACATACCAAGTGCAAACCACTGTGATGAAAGGTGTAATCTTTTGCATTCGCATGCTACTTGTGAAACAGACCACAGTATACTGCGAAGGATTCAAAATGATTTGGAAAACATTggattttatttcaattcaaaatgTAACTTTTCTCAATGTGGTAACAAAAACTGCAGTTCAGGATATTTTGAGCATGATTTCAAAGAGCCATATTACAACACAAGCATGATGCTTGCGAAACCAGATGAATGTTCTCAGCTTCCCAACGCTGTGATTTGTTTCATAAATAGAGTGGCCCAGCTGCACCTTCTAAAGGCCACAGAGTTGTTAAACAG TTATCATAAGACTGTACTTGATGATATGATCAAGCAAGTGTACAGTTTGTCACGTGATGTTATGATCACACCAAAACGCATGTCCTACGCACATCAACAAGAAAAAGAACTCTACAACAAGCTGCTTGACATTGCCATGCACAAGCAATCTGAATTTATG GACATCATCGCTTCTGTAAAGAGGGAGCATGCTTCTGCTATTTTGAAAATGGCTGAGAATTATGAAATTGAAG AAGCCGACAATGAAGTTACTCTACGCATGGTGTCAGATACGATGAGTGACATCCAGAATTTGGTTCTCCagcaaataaaatatgctGCTGCTGACAAGTTATCAAGCACAATAAACGTTCTTAA GGATAACATGACTGGTACCTTATCAAGATGCATTGAATGTCTTGAGTCATCTGATGAACACGTCAAGATGCCCAGTGACGTCAGTGATGATGCAAGCACACATTTACATATG attttaaatGCCGCATACAATGTGGATGTCACCATCCACTCCAGCTCATCACTGCTAAAACTTGTCATAGACAAGATCAGACAG ATGCTACGTACTTTTTCGTGGAAGGAAGTACCTGTAATGGACGCGTCATGGAAACGAGGGGTTGCTGAAAATGTGCTCAACAATCTCTGTGAGAACAGACTCGCAAAAACCATGTGTTCTCAATTTCG GTCACATCTGAGGCAATCGCACGATGCATTTTTAACTGCACTGCGCAATCTCGAGTCCAGACACCAAGGCCGGTTGGAACgcgaaaaagaaaaacgtcAACATGCTTCGAAAGTCCTTGCCCCGAGGGTTGCACAACTTGCACTGCGAAGCAGATCTCTTATTGATGAAGTCCTATACG GTACACCAAAAATTGGTCGCGAGTTAGGTCGAGGTATGTACGGCATCGTATTTTCATGCTCGCCGTGGCCGAATCCAGCATGCGGCGGCAAACCCTGCGCTATAAAGTCGGTGGTTCCACAAGACGAGAAACACTGGAATGATTTATCACTTGAATTCTATTATAGCATGTG TCTTCCACCACATCCGCGAATTGTCCGACTTTTTGGTTCGATTGTTGATCAAAGTTACGGCGGTGGTTTGGAGCAGCCTCAGGTATTTCTCGTCATGGAAAGGATGCAGCAGGACCTTCATGCTTCGATCAAGAAAGGGATGTTTGATAAAGATCGCATGCGAGTTGCGCTCGATGTTGTCGAGGGAATTCGTTTTCTGCACAGTCAAGGCTTGGTGCACAGAGACATTAAACTGAAGAATGTGCTG CTGGATAAGCGAAATCGAGCCAAAATAACAGATCTCGGTTTTTGCAAGCCCGGAGCGATGATCAGTGGTTCGATTGTTGGAACTCCGATCCACATGCCACCGGAGTTGTTTACTG GCCAGTATGATAACAGCGTGGATGTGTATGCGTTTGGCATCTTATTCTGGCATCTTTGTGCCGGCACAACTCGCTTACCTAAGAAATACGGACTCTGCTCTTCCAAGGACCATTTGTGGAATGCAGTTAAAAAAG GAACACGGCCGGAATATCTTCCTTGTTTTTCAACGGAATGTTGGATGTTGATGAAGGAATGTTGGGATGCTGATCCCAACGCCAGGCCTCTGTTAGGAGTGATCCAGACAAGGATACACCAAATcattaagcaaaattttaacagtGTGTCCTCATAA
- the LOC143448320 gene encoding uncharacterized protein LOC143448320 encodes MYLVLSHCIYCSLLYPLIVVAHIFQFFYSTSVRGSRFLISAFKKMSVAFVPQNVRNPKTAVSSETIQKLLDENCHLIQCIADYQSKGKMQECAQYQQVLHRNLVWLATVADSNQSGGQQSMMSGTPAPGKDPVDPTLPTVTSQPILPPVVTQQPTSYPNSSGYQVPNSNTQVALVDGMGQVPISRQMQISQTHGQHQQQSISPMDPLQSQLQPTPPQQQQSMPPQQQSIQPSQPAIQVSMPQQQSQQTIRAPILQQQPPMHQPPPAQQTLHQQQPVMSGQPVVQQLQYPGHQQAPSTPYSSQAVYGNYQQQPPTQIGYGQPAQPQQPHHPPAQPYQQQLPYSQAQYPYPN; translated from the coding sequence ATGTATTTAGTACTATCCCATTGCATTTATTGTTCACTTTTATACCCTCTGATTGTGGTTGCTcatattttccaatttttttacagTACATCTGTTAGAGGTAGTAGGTTTCTGATTTCTGCATTTAAAAAGATGTCAGTAGCATTTGTGCCTCAAAATGTTAGAAACCCTAAAACAGCAGTTTCTTCAGAAACAATTCAGAAATTACTTGATGAAAACTGCCACCTCATACAATGCATAGCTGACTATCAGTCCAaaggaaaaatgcaagaatGTGCTCAATATCAACAAGTTTTGCATAGAAACTTGGTATGGCTGGCAACAGTAGCAGACTCAAATCAGTCTGGAGGTCAGCAAAGTATGATGTCTGGCACTCCGGCCCCCGGAAAAGACCCTGTTGATCCTACCTTACCAACTGTAACTAGTCAACCTATCTTACCGCCAGTTGTTACTCAACAGCCAACATCTTACCCAAATTCTTCTGGATATCAGGTGCCGAACTCAAACACACAAGTTGCTCTCGTAGATGGAATGGGACAAGTTCCGATTTCACGGCAAATGCAAATTTCACAGACACATGGGCAAcaccaacaacaaagtattTCTCCTATGGATCCATTGCAGTCCCAGCTACAGCCAACTCCTCCTCAACAACAGCAAAGTATGCCTCCTCAACAACAATCTATCCAGCCATCACAGCCCGCAATCCAAGTATCAATGCCCCAGCAACAGTCACAGCAGACAATACGTGCCCCTATATTACAACAACAGCCGCCAATGCATCAGCCACCACCAGCTCAACAGACTTTACATCAGCAACAACCAGTGATGTCTGGGCAACCTGTTGTGCAGCAGCTACAGTATCCAGGGCATCAACAGGCCCCATCAACACCTTACTCTTCTCAAGCAGTTTATGGAAACTATCAGCAGCAGCCTCCTACACAAATTGGTTATGGACAGCCAGCCCAGCCCCAGCAACCCCATCATCCACCCGCACAGCCTTACCAACAGCAGCTCCCGTATTCTCAAGCACAGTACCCATATCCTAATTAg